The proteins below are encoded in one region of Segatella copri:
- a CDS encoding bifunctional metallophosphatase/5'-nucleotidase: MKQLFAALLLALTFNSQAMAQQRTVKLRVIETSDVHGSFFPYDFINRKPKAGTLARVSSYVNNLRKDYKDNLILLENGDILQGQPTCYYYNYVNTEARNVAADVVNYMKYDAQVFGNHDVETGHPVYDKWIKELNCPVLGSNIISTSTGEPYVKPYLILNREGVKVAVLGMITPAIPNWLTENLWSGLKFENMVTNARKWVKYLQENEKPDVIIGLFHSGKDGGIQTAEYDEDASIKVAKEVPGFDLILFGHDHTRDNETVTNTDGKQVVCLDPANNAISVADAEITLTLNKKKVNGKKQLVVTDKKVTGKIVDVTDCPIDEDFMKTFEPQIAEVKKYVGKQIGNFKTTIYSRDQFFGSSAFNDFILNLQLQITKADISFNAPLQFNAVLKAGPIYVSDMFNLYKYENQLYVMRMTGEEIRKHLEMSYDLWVNTMKSPDDHLLLLDEKTVGDQQRLGFKNLSFNFDSAAGIDYEVDVTKPDGEKVKILRMSNGEPFDEKKWYKVAVNSYRGNGGGELLTKGAGIPKDSLESRIIYRSKRDQRYYLMEEIEKMGTVDAKPNNNWKFVPEAWTKPAAQRDFELLFGKKK; the protein is encoded by the coding sequence ATGAAACAATTATTTGCTGCGCTTCTTCTGGCGCTAACTTTCAATTCACAAGCTATGGCACAACAACGTACCGTAAAACTGAGAGTGATAGAGACAAGCGATGTGCACGGCTCTTTCTTCCCTTACGATTTCATCAACCGTAAGCCAAAAGCAGGAACCCTGGCGCGCGTTTCTTCCTACGTCAATAATCTGCGAAAAGACTATAAGGATAACCTCATCCTCTTGGAGAATGGCGATATTCTGCAGGGACAGCCTACCTGCTATTATTATAATTATGTAAACACAGAGGCTAGAAACGTGGCTGCCGATGTGGTCAACTACATGAAGTATGATGCGCAAGTGTTTGGCAATCATGATGTTGAAACGGGTCATCCAGTTTACGACAAATGGATAAAAGAACTCAATTGCCCAGTTCTTGGTTCCAACATCATCAGCACTTCTACAGGCGAGCCTTACGTTAAGCCTTATCTCATCCTGAACCGCGAGGGCGTGAAGGTGGCAGTCTTGGGAATGATTACTCCTGCCATTCCAAACTGGCTCACGGAGAATCTCTGGAGCGGACTGAAATTTGAAAATATGGTAACAAACGCCCGCAAATGGGTGAAGTATCTCCAGGAGAATGAAAAACCGGATGTTATCATCGGCCTCTTCCACAGCGGAAAAGACGGAGGCATCCAGACTGCCGAATATGATGAAGACGCCTCTATCAAGGTGGCAAAAGAAGTGCCGGGCTTCGACCTCATTCTCTTCGGTCACGACCATACGCGCGACAACGAAACCGTAACCAATACTGATGGAAAGCAGGTGGTTTGCCTGGATCCTGCCAACAACGCCATTAGCGTGGCTGATGCAGAAATAACCCTCACCCTCAACAAAAAAAAGGTGAACGGAAAGAAGCAGCTGGTGGTAACTGACAAAAAGGTGACAGGCAAGATTGTGGATGTGACAGATTGTCCTATCGACGAGGATTTCATGAAGACTTTCGAACCTCAGATTGCGGAAGTAAAGAAATATGTGGGCAAGCAGATTGGCAACTTCAAGACTACCATCTACAGCCGCGACCAGTTCTTCGGCAGTTCTGCCTTCAACGATTTCATCCTCAACCTCCAGTTGCAGATTACAAAAGCCGACATTTCGTTCAACGCTCCCCTTCAGTTCAACGCGGTTCTGAAAGCCGGCCCAATCTACGTGAGCGACATGTTCAATCTCTATAAATATGAGAACCAGCTCTACGTAATGCGCATGACGGGCGAAGAAATCAGAAAGCATCTGGAAATGAGTTACGACCTCTGGGTGAACACCATGAAGAGCCCGGACGACCATCTCCTGCTGCTCGATGAGAAGACCGTTGGCGACCAGCAACGCCTCGGTTTCAAGAATCTCTCGTTCAACTTTGATAGTGCTGCGGGAATCGATTACGAAGTTGACGTAACCAAGCCAGATGGCGAGAAGGTGAAGATTCTGCGCATGAGCAACGGCGAACCTTTCGATGAGAAGAAATGGTACAAGGTAGCCGTTAACAGCTATCGTGGAAATGGCGGCGGCGAACTCCTTACCAAGGGTGCCGGAATCCCGAAAGACAGTCTTGAAAGCCGAATCATCTATCGCAGCAAGCGCGACCAGCGCTACTATCTGATGGAAGAAATTGAAAAGATGGGAACGGTTGATGCAAAACCAAATAACAACTGGAAGTTTGTGCCGGAAGCATGGACCAAGCCTGCTGCCCAGCGCGATTTCGAATTGCTGTTCGGTAAGAAGAAATAG